A genomic window from Sulfurospirillum diekertiae includes:
- a CDS encoding VIT1/CCC1 transporter family protein translates to MTHGINVKKALKQQQNELDDFTIYSMLSKSDKNGANQTIFHKIAEEEKRHYLYLKTYTNQEQRPRPHVVFFYLLLSKIVGISFTLKFLEKREEGAKAFYQELIAIDPKAEGIFEQEMHHEIELIDMLHDKKLLYAGAIVLGMNDALVELTGTLSGIALAFDRSIVVGVTGLIMGIAAALSMAGSAYLESKENIGDEVKPLTYALYTGISYILTTALLVAPFFIINQISVAIIWMFIGAILTIFLYNFYISVAKDLSFWLRVREMSYITFGVALISFGIGYVVKHYFGIEI, encoded by the coding sequence ATGACACACGGTATAAACGTTAAAAAGGCATTGAAGCAGCAACAAAATGAACTCGATGATTTTACAATTTACAGTATGCTCTCCAAGTCTGATAAAAATGGAGCCAATCAAACCATTTTTCACAAAATTGCTGAAGAAGAGAAAAGACATTACCTCTATCTCAAAACCTATACGAATCAAGAACAACGACCTCGTCCTCACGTTGTTTTCTTTTATCTTTTACTTTCCAAAATTGTGGGTATCTCTTTTACGCTCAAATTTTTAGAGAAACGTGAAGAGGGTGCTAAAGCATTTTATCAAGAGCTTATCGCCATCGATCCTAAAGCAGAAGGTATTTTTGAACAGGAAATGCACCATGAAATAGAGCTCATTGACATGTTGCATGACAAAAAGCTCCTCTATGCCGGTGCTATTGTTTTAGGAATGAACGATGCCTTGGTTGAGTTAACAGGAACACTCAGTGGTATTGCTTTGGCATTTGATCGAAGTATTGTGGTAGGTGTTACGGGGCTTATTATGGGTATTGCAGCAGCACTGTCGATGGCAGGTTCTGCCTATTTGGAATCCAAAGAAAATATAGGGGATGAAGTCAAACCCTTGACGTATGCTCTTTATACAGGCATTTCGTATATTTTGACAACAGCACTGCTTGTTGCGCCTTTTTTTATCATAAATCAGATATCTGTAGCGATTATTTGGATGTTTATTGGAGCAATATTAACCATTTTTTTATACAATTTTTATATTTCGGTCGCAAAAGACTTGTCGTTTTGGCTACGTGTGCGTGAAATGTCTTATATTACCTTTGGTGTTGCGCTGATCTCATTTGGTATTGGTTATGTGGTTAAACACTATTTTGGCATTGAAATATAA
- a CDS encoding ABC transporter permease: MKIFWAVVGKELLSFIRSWQLVFVVLYAFSFEVYIAGSGIELKPRNIAVGYIDSSGGGLSQKFLSYFHAPEFLEPVLFESQEKLSQAVFDKEIMVGLVFDDTFEQNFRKKHATTLNVLLDATAASQAFTALSYLQNIAINFTARSFPVELVTHKLFNENADNHTFMALTELLSITTLLSVILTAVVFVKEKEEGTWDIMLLMPVNAKIIILAKSFSQVIIVMVGIVISVGFVIFGVFNTPINGSFFAFLLLSFLYAFTGAGIGLFIAAIAKDVMQVAQLAIVIMLPLIFLSGAWTPIYAMHPLLQKFSLISPLRYYIEGTESIFFRGTPVLELYPYFLGVTVVGSVLYFIGFRKIGRLF, encoded by the coding sequence ATGAAAATATTTTGGGCTGTTGTTGGGAAAGAGTTACTGAGCTTTATACGTTCATGGCAGTTGGTTTTTGTTGTGCTTTACGCCTTTAGTTTTGAAGTTTACATTGCTGGCAGTGGCATTGAACTTAAACCTCGTAATATTGCCGTTGGGTATATAGACAGTAGCGGAGGAGGACTCAGTCAGAAGTTTTTGAGTTACTTCCATGCGCCTGAATTTTTAGAACCCGTTTTATTTGAGTCACAAGAAAAACTCTCTCAAGCGGTATTTGATAAAGAGATCATGGTAGGCTTAGTATTTGATGATACGTTTGAGCAAAATTTTCGTAAAAAACATGCGACTACTTTGAATGTTTTACTTGATGCCACAGCAGCATCACAAGCCTTTACAGCTCTAAGTTATTTGCAAAATATCGCGATTAATTTCACAGCACGTTCCTTTCCTGTGGAACTTGTGACCCACAAACTCTTTAATGAAAACGCCGATAACCACACTTTTATGGCGCTGACAGAACTGCTCTCGATCACAACGCTTTTATCGGTCATTTTAACCGCCGTCGTGTTTGTGAAAGAGAAAGAGGAGGGGACATGGGACATTATGCTTTTGATGCCAGTGAATGCAAAAATTATCATTTTAGCAAAGTCTTTTTCACAGGTGATTATTGTGATGGTGGGCATTGTTATCTCGGTGGGCTTTGTGATTTTTGGAGTGTTTAATACGCCAATTAATGGTTCGTTTTTTGCCTTTTTACTGCTCAGTTTTCTCTATGCTTTTACAGGCGCTGGTATTGGACTTTTCATTGCAGCGATTGCTAAAGATGTCATGCAAGTCGCACAACTTGCCATCGTCATCATGCTTCCTCTCATTTTTCTCAGCGGTGCGTGGACGCCCATTTATGCGATGCATCCGTTGTTGCAGAAGTTCTCACTCATCTCGCCACTGCGGTATTACATCGAAGGAACGGAGAGTATTTTCTTTCGTGGAACACCTGTTTTGGAGCTTTACCCGTATTTCTTGGGGGTAACAGTAGTCGGGAGCGTGCTTTATTTTATTGGTTTTCGTAAGATTGGGCGATTGTTTTGA
- a CDS encoding HlyD family secretion protein, with protein sequence MLEKLKQYRLGVAILALVLIASGLIIHKLIAPTLAANLVQGSGRMDGDLINLNAKYAGRISTLNIQEGQHVELGQNIAVLASEEYEAQKAQIEAQISARTQELNAKETELEIASKTIPETLSKAKDNLSIKQHQRTELDKNIASQTSILAQDKHDLERMKNLFEHNLIEKRQVETAVLKFQTSGDLLAGLQQKREQLSLAINVANSELIEATAHQKTLRALEQGIEALKSSLKALEASKTQIEAILHEMILRSSVNGVVVEKIANQGEVIGAGSVVATLLDPNSLYLKIFVDTKQNGNLQVGNDAVIFLDGKPNEPIQAKVVRIEQKAEFTPKEVSVPSDRIQRVFALHVKPLSPQPTLKLGIPAVGVVSMDGKGLPKSLNNVPE encoded by the coding sequence ATGTTAGAAAAACTCAAACAGTATCGTTTAGGTGTGGCTATTTTAGCTTTGGTCTTAATTGCTTCGGGACTTATTATCCATAAACTCATTGCTCCAACGCTTGCAGCCAATTTAGTTCAAGGTTCTGGACGTATGGATGGTGATTTGATAAATTTAAATGCCAAGTATGCAGGGCGTATTTCTACTTTAAACATTCAAGAAGGGCAACACGTTGAGCTAGGTCAAAACATAGCCGTCCTTGCAAGCGAGGAATATGAAGCGCAAAAGGCACAAATAGAAGCCCAAATAAGTGCACGAACACAAGAGTTAAACGCCAAAGAGACAGAGCTTGAAATTGCTTCCAAAACCATTCCTGAAACACTCTCAAAAGCCAAAGACAATCTCTCTATTAAACAACATCAACGCACAGAACTTGATAAAAATATCGCCTCACAAACCAGTATTTTAGCGCAAGACAAGCACGATCTTGAGCGTATGAAAAATTTGTTTGAACACAATCTCATCGAAAAGCGTCAGGTAGAAACCGCAGTGCTCAAATTCCAAACCAGTGGCGATTTACTGGCAGGATTACAACAAAAAAGAGAGCAACTCAGTCTTGCAATCAATGTTGCCAACAGCGAGCTCATCGAAGCAACAGCGCATCAAAAAACATTACGTGCCTTGGAACAAGGTATCGAGGCACTCAAGTCATCCCTGAAAGCGTTAGAAGCGTCTAAAACTCAAATCGAAGCGATCTTACATGAGATGATATTGCGTTCTTCTGTGAATGGCGTTGTCGTGGAAAAAATTGCCAATCAAGGTGAAGTCATCGGGGCTGGAAGTGTGGTTGCTACCTTGCTTGATCCAAACTCCCTTTATCTAAAAATATTTGTCGATACCAAACAAAATGGAAACCTTCAGGTTGGCAATGATGCCGTCATCTTTTTAGATGGAAAACCCAATGAACCCATCCAAGCTAAAGTCGTGCGCATTGAGCAAAAAGCGGAGTTTACTCCCAAAGAGGTCAGTGTTCCGAGTGATCGCATTCAAAGGGTTTTTGCTTTACATGTAAAACCCCTTTCACCACAACCAACGCTCAAACTGGGCATTCCTGCTGTTGGTGTTGTCTCCATGGATGGCAAAGGGTTACCAAAGAGTTTAAACAACGTTCCTGAATGA
- a CDS encoding MarC family protein, which produces MIHLSTFFAIYVKFFFIMTPFFVTTIFLSMTKGIDESDKKRLAVKVTLAISITCLIILFFGKYIFELFGITLDAFRIGAGALLFLTAVDLVQKDINAEPTCKADILKHAVVPLAIPVTVGPGTVGALMVMGADMDGFEDLILGSSALLVAIFSIGLLLYLSGHIERLIGRTGLVVFSKVTGLVLSALSAQLIFTGIKNFLH; this is translated from the coding sequence ATGATTCACCTCTCAACTTTTTTTGCAATTTATGTCAAATTCTTTTTTATTATGACACCATTTTTTGTTACGACCATCTTTTTGTCGATGACAAAAGGAATTGATGAGAGCGATAAAAAGCGCCTTGCAGTTAAAGTGACATTGGCTATTTCTATTACATGTCTTATTATTCTTTTTTTCGGAAAATATATTTTTGAACTCTTTGGCATTACCCTTGATGCATTTCGTATTGGAGCTGGTGCTCTACTTTTTTTAACCGCTGTTGATTTGGTTCAAAAAGACATTAATGCAGAACCAACATGTAAAGCCGATATCTTAAAACATGCCGTTGTGCCTTTGGCAATACCAGTTACCGTAGGACCTGGAACCGTGGGTGCTTTAATGGTTATGGGAGCCGATATGGATGGTTTTGAAGATCTTATCTTAGGCTCAAGCGCACTTTTAGTGGCTATTTTTAGCATTGGGTTATTATTGTATCTCTCAGGGCATATCGAAAGGCTCATTGGGCGCACGGGACTTGTTGTCTTTAGTAAAGTAACAGGACTGGTTCTTTCTGCACTCTCAGCTCAGCTCATTTTTACAGGTATCAAAAATTTCTTACATTAA
- a CDS encoding ATP-binding cassette domain-containing protein, translating into MELNVHNVSVHHKKRLGIAGANLSAQEGEIIGFIGADGAGKSSLIHAIAGVIPFEGDVTFNGVTYHSPKEAEPLKASIGLMPQGIGLVLYELLTIDEHLRFFANIHNIYQDSVFEAYKLRLLKMAGLDAFQDRQAGKLSGGMMQKLSLICTLLHRPKLLLLDEPTTGVDPLSRIELWEILDEIRKSEGTISIISTAYMQEAAKMDRILLFDEQEIIAQGTSSELIDSVRSMSYVEGITTEEPCIHTLHATYCLSALEERHIEPSLEALFFVNALQKGRKMPLIEITNKEKTIDLPDIVMEAKGLTKIFGSFIANENVDMTLHKGEILGLLGANGAGKTTFIKMLLGLYPIDGGELTLLGKSIQTQEDRQALKASIGYVSQHFALYNDMSVEENLLYAASMRGITNDVAKSRIARYALELGFDEFLNSMPQELPLGINQRFSIASALLHEPVILFLDEPTSGVDSIARAKFWELLKLLKERWEIAILITTHYMSEAEFCDRVVLLRQGKKIADHTIAEFYAKHPNAQSFEEIFLEYYR; encoded by the coding sequence ATGGAATTAAACGTTCATAACGTCAGTGTCCATCATAAAAAACGTTTAGGCATTGCTGGGGCAAATTTATCTGCACAAGAGGGTGAGATCATCGGCTTTATTGGTGCGGATGGTGCTGGTAAAAGTTCTCTTATTCATGCTATAGCAGGGGTTATTCCATTTGAAGGTGATGTCACATTTAACGGAGTGACATACCATTCACCTAAAGAGGCTGAACCGCTTAAAGCCTCCATCGGACTGATGCCTCAGGGTATTGGGTTGGTGCTGTATGAACTTTTAACCATTGATGAGCATCTTCGTTTTTTTGCCAATATTCACAATATCTATCAAGACAGTGTCTTTGAAGCCTACAAGCTACGTCTTTTAAAAATGGCTGGTCTGGATGCCTTTCAAGATCGTCAAGCAGGAAAACTGAGTGGTGGTATGATGCAAAAGCTCTCACTGATCTGTACACTCTTACACCGTCCCAAACTACTCCTTTTGGATGAGCCGACCACAGGTGTTGATCCATTGAGCCGTATTGAGCTCTGGGAAATTCTTGATGAGATACGCAAGTCTGAAGGAACAATCTCTATCATCAGCACTGCGTACATGCAAGAAGCTGCTAAGATGGATAGAATCTTACTCTTTGACGAGCAAGAGATCATTGCGCAAGGTACTTCAAGTGAATTGATAGATTCTGTTCGATCAATGAGTTATGTTGAGGGTATCACAACAGAAGAACCTTGCATTCATACCTTACATGCGACTTATTGTCTGAGTGCTTTAGAGGAAAGACATATCGAACCGAGTCTTGAAGCGCTCTTTTTTGTTAATGCCCTTCAAAAAGGCAGAAAAATGCCCCTCATTGAGATTACCAATAAAGAAAAAACCATTGATTTACCCGATATTGTTATGGAAGCCAAAGGACTCACCAAAATTTTTGGTAGTTTTATTGCCAATGAAAATGTCGATATGACACTTCATAAAGGTGAAATTTTAGGACTTTTGGGTGCAAATGGTGCAGGAAAAACGACATTTATCAAAATGCTTTTAGGACTTTACCCGATTGATGGAGGAGAGTTAACGCTTCTTGGAAAATCCATTCAAACGCAAGAAGATAGACAAGCACTGAAAGCGAGCATTGGTTATGTGAGTCAACATTTTGCACTTTACAATGATATGAGTGTTGAGGAAAATCTACTGTATGCTGCATCGATGCGGGGTATTACAAACGATGTTGCCAAAAGCCGTATTGCACGTTATGCGTTAGAACTTGGATTTGATGAATTTCTAAACTCGATGCCTCAAGAACTGCCTCTAGGTATCAATCAGCGCTTTTCGATCGCTTCCGCACTCTTGCATGAACCAGTTATTTTATTTTTAGATGAACCTACTTCTGGGGTTGATTCCATTGCAAGAGCAAAATTTTGGGAGCTATTAAAGCTTCTTAAAGAGCGCTGGGAAATCGCTATTTTGATCACCACCCATTATATGAGTGAAGCCGAATTTTGTGATCGTGTCGTATTGTTGCGTCAAGGCAAAAAGATCGCCGATCATACGATTGCGGAGTTTTACGCCAAACACCCTAATGCGCAAAGTTTTGAGGAGATTTTCTTGGAGTATTACCGATGA
- a CDS encoding ABC transporter permease, whose amino-acid sequence MKLGVIKAYVLKELTEIVRSRLIIMVYLLPTMVLVLFGYGIRMEVTGARTLIIDNDQSHYSQLLVSKFEHSKYFDSTIEKRGEAKALDEIHKAKSDILIIIPESFEKRLLHGQSTQIGVFVDAAFPMRGSTMESYVKGVVLDAASQMLERLGGNAPTISINQRTLFNQAMRDEDAIVPGLIGLVLLIAPAILAALLIVKEKERGTIFNFYASPLSKGEFIAAKLIPVFLLHSINIFILFLWATYLFEVPFRGSFLLYWLTSELYLMISLSIGMLISIVTSTQIVAVVLTVIVTIIPGFLYSGILMPISSMIGVSRYEAHIFPVMYYNHILYDVFLVGEGLASSKTVMYIVILAFYAFFMLTLGSFLLKKELK is encoded by the coding sequence ATGAAATTGGGTGTCATCAAGGCCTATGTGCTCAAAGAGCTTACGGAGATTGTACGATCTCGCCTGATTATTATGGTTTATTTGTTACCTACGATGGTATTGGTGCTCTTTGGGTATGGTATTCGAATGGAAGTAACGGGTGCACGTACACTTATTATTGACAACGATCAGAGTCATTATTCACAGCTACTTGTGAGTAAGTTTGAACACTCTAAATACTTTGATTCCACTATTGAAAAACGAGGTGAAGCCAAGGCACTTGATGAAATTCATAAAGCTAAAAGTGACATTCTCATCATCATCCCTGAGAGCTTTGAGAAGCGGCTTTTACATGGGCAATCTACCCAAATCGGTGTCTTTGTGGATGCCGCTTTCCCGATGCGAGGCTCAACAATGGAGAGTTATGTCAAAGGTGTTGTCCTAGATGCTGCCAGTCAGATGTTGGAGCGCTTAGGAGGCAATGCTCCAACGATTAGCATTAACCAGAGGACACTCTTTAACCAAGCAATGCGTGATGAAGATGCTATCGTTCCAGGACTTATTGGGCTTGTTTTACTCATTGCTCCAGCTATTTTGGCTGCCCTTTTGATCGTTAAAGAGAAAGAGCGAGGGACTATTTTTAATTTTTATGCATCACCACTTTCGAAAGGGGAGTTTATTGCGGCTAAGCTGATTCCTGTTTTTTTACTGCATTCGATCAATATTTTTATCCTTTTTCTTTGGGCAACATATCTGTTTGAAGTGCCGTTTCGAGGTAGTTTCTTGCTCTATTGGCTCACGTCTGAGCTCTATTTGATGATTAGTCTCTCCATTGGGATGCTGATTTCTATCGTAACCAGTACGCAAATTGTAGCGGTGGTTTTAACGGTCATTGTGACCATCATTCCTGGATTTTTGTATTCAGGTATTTTGATGCCGATCTCTTCAATGATTGGTGTTTCACGCTATGAAGCGCACATTTTTCCGGTGATGTACTACAACCATATTCTTTACGATGTCTTTTTAGTGGGAGAAGGGCTGGCTTCGTCTAAAACTGTAATGTACATTGTTATTTTGGCCTTTTATGCTTTTTTTATGCTGACTCTTGGAAGTTTTTTACTTAAAAAGGAGCTCAAATGA
- a CDS encoding transposase family protein, with translation MSKTQKKQREYYSGKQKRHTLKGQIVIDKEERIMCVHTAKGTTHDFRLFQESNLPLMPKTCVYVDLGYLGIAKEHSHCQIPHKASKLHPLSEEQKEENRQKASARICVEHVNAKIKTFQILTQKYRNRRKRFNLRFNLICGLINFDRGFAVEYK, from the coding sequence TTGTCAAAGACCCAAAAAAAGCAAAGAGAGTACTACTCAGGTAAGCAAAAGCGTCATACCCTTAAAGGACAGATTGTGATTGATAAAGAGGAGAGGATTATGTGTGTGCATACCGCTAAAGGTACGACACATGATTTTAGACTGTTTCAAGAATCTAATCTCCCCTTGATGCCCAAGACCTGTGTTTATGTTGATTTGGGATATCTGGGTATTGCCAAAGAACATAGCCATTGTCAAATTCCCCATAAAGCCTCCAAACTTCATCCTTTGAGTGAGGAGCAAAAAGAGGAAAACAGACAAAAAGCAAGTGCTAGAATATGTGTTGAACATGTGAATGCTAAAATCAAAACATTTCAGATACTCACCCAAAAATACAGAAACAGAAGAAAACGATTCAATCTACGCTTTAATTTGATATGTGGATTAATCAACTTTGACCGTGGTTTTGCTGTGGAATACAAATGA
- a CDS encoding helix-turn-helix domain-containing protein yields the protein MSYFELLYAKYNKMILTKDEIALELGISIKTLERRLFDNEPIKFFKTSQKLQFPLKAFAEYLEAVDELCA from the coding sequence ATGAGCTATTTTGAACTACTATACGCCAAATACAACAAAATGATTTTAACAAAAGATGAAATTGCCCTAGAATTAGGCATTTCAATAAAAACACTAGAAAGACGTTTGTTTGACAACGAACCTATAAAATTCTTCAAAACCTCTCAAAAACTACAATTCCCTTTAAAAGCATTTGCTGAATATTTGGAGGCTGTAGATGAATTATGTGCATAA
- a CDS encoding tyrosine-type recombinase/integrase: MAELIKTKTPSVYYQKLKNDDISYIIKYKLGKNVKQENVGRKSSGMTESKAAEILRNIKYDIARNFRSATSKDELEIARKNKITSLKVMCEKYLADKDVEVSKEKDVDVKNKRYKTAINLRKDRNRLNFWLNNENFKKYINFPLSRITPEVIDKVILTAKKNNGEAYMPKSMKLNIDIMLTVTKHFNYPKSENPFLKIDKKLIPLKKEFKPRTRYLTLHECNTLFEVLKQKKNKRDYVICLICLLTGARPDSVIKLRIKDLYFSTNRINLFDFKRKMYYESIFNEECQRAVNEYLDGRIRNQNDYLFFHETTDKALSKFPASISRVLNQLFNFDQYGNKIQRERSVVPYTLRHSFASININEFKMPIYEVSRCLNHSSVNTTSSIYVTHDLEKSANYIDALSKGALGSLHNGFKID, translated from the coding sequence ATGGCTGAACTTATCAAAACAAAGACGCCTAGTGTTTATTACCAAAAACTAAAAAATGATGATATTTCTTACATCATAAAATACAAGCTTGGTAAAAATGTTAAGCAAGAAAATGTTGGTCGAAAATCAAGTGGAATGACCGAATCAAAAGCAGCTGAAATTTTAAGAAATATTAAATATGACATAGCCCGTAATTTCAGAAGTGCAACCTCTAAAGACGAACTTGAAATCGCAAGAAAAAACAAGATAACATCTTTAAAAGTTATGTGTGAAAAATATCTTGCAGATAAAGATGTCGAAGTTTCTAAGGAAAAAGATGTTGATGTTAAGAACAAAAGATATAAAACAGCTATAAATTTAAGAAAAGATAGGAACAGGCTAAATTTCTGGCTCAACAATGAAAATTTTAAGAAGTATATTAACTTTCCACTCTCTCGAATTACTCCTGAAGTTATTGATAAAGTAATCTTGACCGCAAAAAAGAATAATGGTGAAGCTTATATGCCCAAATCAATGAAACTAAACATTGACATTATGCTGACAGTTACTAAACATTTTAATTATCCAAAGAGTGAAAACCCTTTTCTTAAAATAGATAAGAAGCTGATTCCTTTGAAAAAGGAATTTAAACCGAGAACACGATATTTAACTCTTCACGAATGTAATACACTTTTTGAAGTGTTGAAACAAAAGAAGAATAAAAGAGATTATGTTATTTGCCTCATTTGTCTTTTAACAGGCGCAAGACCTGATTCTGTTATCAAATTAAGGATAAAAGATCTTTATTTTTCTACCAATCGCATTAATCTTTTTGATTTCAAAAGAAAAATGTATTATGAAAGCATTTTTAATGAAGAGTGTCAACGAGCAGTGAACGAATATCTGGACGGTCGAATCAGAAATCAAAATGATTATCTATTTTTCCATGAGACAACAGATAAAGCGCTTTCAAAATTTCCAGCTTCGATTTCTAGGGTTTTAAATCAACTTTTCAATTTTGATCAATACGGTAATAAGATTCAAAGAGAACGTTCTGTTGTTCCTTATACCTTGAGACACTCTTTTGCTTCGATAAATATAAATGAATTCAAAATGCCGATTTATGAAGTTTCAAGATGTTTAAATCACTCTTCTGTCAACACTACTTCCTCAATTTATGTAACTCATGATCTTGAAAAATCAGCTAATTATATTGATGCTTTATCAAAAGGAGCTCTAGGATCTCTTCACAATGGCTTTAAGATTGATTGA
- a CDS encoding helix-turn-helix domain-containing protein, with translation MKKYEQMQKHKPKDFKRHIGVNEETFNAMIEVFRQYDENRKKGLGVGGRRSLSPENKVLLMLGYYREYRTLEHIGFDYGVSESTASRIVCEVEEV, from the coding sequence ATGAAAAAATATGAACAAATGCAAAAGCATAAACCCAAAGATTTTAAGCGCCATATTGGCGTTAATGAAGAGACATTTAACGCAATGATAGAGGTGTTTAGGCAATACGATGAGAATCGTAAAAAAGGATTAGGTGTAGGAGGGAGGAGATCTCTTTCACCAGAAAATAAAGTACTTTTGATGCTTGGCTATTATCGTGAGTATCGCACCCTTGAACATATTGGATTTGATTATGGTGTGAGTGAATCAACGGCTTCAAGGATTGTATGTGAAGTAGAAGAAGTTTGA
- a CDS encoding ankyrin repeat domain-containing protein codes for MSEQTLLWLSANGYDANDLNFVGKYGNSALMKAVREANISVTKELIEAGVDLELKNIDGNTAIWNACFGGDFTCVELLVKAGIQLDNQNDNGVTALMYCASSGKEEMTKLLLASHADTTIANLDGFKAIDLASTPTIYKMLKASIH; via the coding sequence ATGAGTGAGCAAACTTTACTTTGGCTTTCAGCTAATGGCTATGATGCCAATGATTTAAATTTCGTTGGTAAGTATGGTAACTCTGCACTGATGAAAGCAGTGCGGGAAGCCAATATTTCCGTTACCAAAGAGCTCATCGAAGCGGGAGTGGATCTGGAACTTAAAAATATTGATGGCAATACCGCCATTTGGAATGCCTGTTTTGGTGGGGACTTCACCTGTGTGGAACTTTTGGTAAAAGCGGGTATCCAACTGGATAATCAAAATGACAATGGTGTAACGGCATTGATGTACTGTGCCAGTTCAGGGAAAGAGGAAATGACAAAGCTTTTGTTGGCATCTCATGCTGATACAACCATCGCGAATTTAGATGGCTTTAAAGCAATTGATCTCGCGAGCACACCGACTATTTATAAGATGCTAAAAGCAAGTATTCACTAA
- a CDS encoding TolC family protein, giving the protein MRRLLLLLFPLCLCAQTYTELLNLLEKSNSYKSAKELESASESLYQAALGKNLPALDATLSAIEFNEIPNMTLHLPSFPVTKADVGTRRHLEGALILSYPLFTGFAISATIDKARLENEQAMLKLTNLKRNLAMHVTQLFSAIIAEERVIDALKSSELAINQAYQKAKGFYTNGLLAQSELYAIEAKKYDIEAQLLHHQNQKKQLLNQLSLIVNTKIETLQANTLQTFEIPNGDGAKEIALNEREDLHVMAKAIDVAQSSVELAKSKNYPTIAMVGVLKGQGDSLELNGDGYTNADKSYVGLSASWNLFNGFSDTHTIDAARASKMSAFFNLEEYKQQVALEVENTELEIKTLNAELQSAKLEEKASESYTNLTQGRFDNQLISADELSRAIANLASTKAKVATLQSELFNQSARLWLECGWGIFEKKVLTQQ; this is encoded by the coding sequence ATGCGACGTTTACTGCTACTTTTATTTCCTTTGTGTCTTTGTGCACAAACATACACGGAACTTTTAAATTTGTTGGAGAAAAGTAATAGCTATAAAAGTGCTAAAGAACTTGAAAGTGCTTCAGAATCACTCTATCAAGCAGCACTAGGGAAAAACCTTCCAGCCTTGGATGCTACACTGAGCGCCATTGAGTTTAATGAAATTCCTAACATGACGCTCCATCTTCCCTCTTTTCCTGTTACCAAAGCCGATGTGGGGACACGTAGACATCTTGAGGGTGCACTCATTTTAAGTTATCCACTTTTTACGGGTTTTGCTATTTCAGCAACCATTGATAAAGCCCGCTTAGAAAATGAGCAAGCAATGCTTAAACTGACCAATCTGAAGCGAAATCTTGCCATGCATGTCACGCAACTTTTTAGCGCTATTATCGCTGAAGAGAGAGTTATTGACGCTTTAAAAAGCTCAGAGCTTGCCATTAATCAAGCATATCAAAAAGCCAAAGGATTTTACACCAATGGACTTTTGGCTCAAAGCGAACTCTACGCGATCGAAGCTAAAAAATATGATATTGAAGCGCAACTGCTTCACCATCAAAATCAAAAAAAACAGCTTCTCAACCAACTCTCACTGATCGTCAATACCAAAATAGAAACGCTTCAAGCAAATACCCTTCAAACCTTTGAAATACCCAATGGTGATGGAGCAAAAGAGATCGCCTTAAATGAACGTGAAGATTTACATGTCATGGCAAAAGCGATTGACGTCGCACAAAGCAGTGTTGAGCTTGCCAAAAGTAAAAATTATCCCACCATTGCGATGGTGGGTGTTTTGAAGGGGCAAGGTGACTCACTCGAGCTCAATGGTGATGGCTATACCAATGCTGATAAAAGTTATGTAGGATTGAGTGCTTCATGGAATCTATTTAATGGCTTTAGTGATACACATACCATTGATGCAGCACGCGCTTCTAAGATGTCTGCTTTTTTCAATTTAGAAGAATACAAGCAACAAGTCGCCCTTGAAGTGGAAAATACAGAGCTTGAGATTAAAACACTTAATGCCGAGCTTCAAAGCGCAAAACTCGAAGAAAAAGCCAGTGAATCCTATACCAACCTTACACAAGGACGTTTTGATAACCAACTCATCAGTGCCGATGAACTTAGCCGTGCTATTGCCAACTTGGCAAGTACAAAAGCTAAAGTAGCAACCCTACAAAGTGAACTATTTAATCAAAGTGCACGTCTCTGGCTTGAGTGTGGTTGGGGCATTTTTGAAAAAAAAGTCCTCACTCAACAGTGA